From the Candidatus Pantoea soli genome, one window contains:
- a CDS encoding DinB family protein, which yields MSTENMITLLKYKRWIDAETLATVAGIDEPAYADMRHRMLRLMNHIYVVDAIFKANILGQPHGYTALSTPETPVVAELQTKMAETTDWYIRHVETLQPEDFNARIAFRFVDGGAGAMTAGDMLHHVLFHGTYHRGAVGWLISECGRQAPRDVLTVYLRDHHS from the coding sequence ATGAGCACGGAAAACATGATTACCCTGTTGAAATATAAGCGCTGGATAGATGCCGAAACCCTGGCCACTGTTGCAGGCATTGATGAGCCGGCTTACGCAGACATGCGCCACCGCATGCTCCGGCTGATGAATCACATTTACGTGGTGGACGCGATCTTCAAAGCCAATATCCTTGGCCAGCCGCACGGCTACACCGCGCTGAGTACCCCGGAAACGCCTGTGGTTGCGGAGCTGCAGACGAAAATGGCGGAGACTACAGACTGGTATATCCGACATGTCGAAACCCTGCAGCCAGAGGATTTTAATGCGCGAATCGCTTTCCGTTTCGTGGATGGTGGCGCAGGTGCAATGACGGCAGGCGATATGCTGCACCATGTGCTGTTTCACGGCACCTATCATCGTGGTGCGGTGGGCTGGCTGATTTCAGAGTGCGGCCGGCAGGCTCCCCGGGACGTGCTGACGGTATACCTGCGCGATCACCACTCCTGA
- a CDS encoding ADP-ribosylglycohydrolase family protein — MTMTHQEKRILGAFYGQALGDAMGMPSELWPRSRVKQHFGWIDRFLPGPAENSAACYFGRATFTDDTAMALALADAIISHEGEINAETIGANILRWAESFDAFNKNVLGPTSKIALNALKNGTPVAQLENNGLTNGAAMRVSPLGCLLPARDLNAFIDAVALASSPTHKADVAVAGATAIAWAISRAIDGAAWATLRDELPAIARAAQEKRITTFSASMASRIELALQVAAQGRGAESTMQQIYDLVGTGTSTIESVPAAIAMVELAGTDPNRCAILCANLGGDTDTIGAMAVAVCGALHGIDAIDPTLKAELDAANALDFTRYSRAFLRFRQQREAAYAHA, encoded by the coding sequence ATGACAATGACACACCAGGAAAAACGGATTCTGGGCGCTTTTTACGGCCAGGCGCTCGGCGATGCAATGGGCATGCCCTCAGAGTTATGGCCGCGCAGTCGCGTGAAGCAGCATTTTGGCTGGATCGATCGCTTTCTGCCGGGACCGGCTGAAAACAGTGCCGCCTGCTATTTTGGCCGCGCGACTTTTACTGATGACACCGCCATGGCGCTGGCGCTGGCGGACGCCATCATCAGCCATGAGGGGGAGATCAACGCGGAAACCATTGGTGCCAATATTCTGCGCTGGGCAGAATCGTTTGATGCCTTCAATAAAAATGTACTCGGGCCAACCTCAAAGATTGCCCTTAACGCGCTGAAAAACGGTACGCCGGTGGCGCAACTGGAAAATAACGGGCTGACCAATGGCGCCGCCATGCGCGTATCACCCTTGGGCTGCCTGCTGCCCGCACGGGATCTCAACGCCTTTATTGATGCCGTGGCGCTGGCATCCAGCCCCACGCACAAAGCAGATGTTGCCGTCGCGGGTGCCACAGCGATAGCCTGGGCCATTTCCCGCGCCATCGACGGCGCGGCCTGGGCCACCCTGCGCGACGAGCTGCCCGCGATTGCGCGGGCCGCACAGGAGAAGCGCATCACGACATTCAGCGCGTCAATGGCGTCGCGCATTGAGCTGGCGCTGCAGGTCGCGGCGCAGGGCAGGGGTGCCGAGTCAACCATGCAGCAGATTTACGATCTGGTCGGCACGGGCACCAGCACCATTGAATCGGTACCGGCGGCGATAGCGATGGTAGAACTGGCCGGCACCGATCCCAACCGCTGTGCGATTTTATGCGCCAATCTGGGAGGGGATACCGACACCATCGGTGCAATGGCGGTGGCGGTGTGCGGTGCGCTGCACGGGATTGATGCCATTGACCCGACGCTGAAAGCGGAGCTGGACGCTGCCAATGCGCTGGACTTTACCCGTTACAGCCGTGCATTCCTGCGTTTTCGCCAGCAGCGTGAGGCCGCGTATGCTCACGCCTGA
- a CDS encoding PfkB family carbohydrate kinase: MLTPDDLARLSGRLPVCVIGAAVVDVIAKAGSLPQRGSDIELQQQGVSVGGCALNVAITLHRLGIPSINALPLGAGPWASLIRQKLADYGIHSVLENAAGDNGWCLALVEPEGERTFLSVSGVENQWDAALLSALPQLPQRWIYLSGYQLASRSGAGLLDWLEQQPAPCQLLVDLGPRLAAIDAALFDRIMAMHPLITVNRQEAQQLWCERLAITEPFEARQLMTRWQQRFASAIVVRLDSEGAGFADASQQGWLPALPATVVDTIGAGDSHAGGLLAGLASGWSLAESVALGNAVASYVVAHRGGDCAPDRATLYRYWQQALTQQ, from the coding sequence ATGCTCACGCCTGATGATCTAGCACGACTGTCGGGGCGTCTGCCGGTGTGTGTGATCGGCGCCGCGGTGGTGGATGTGATTGCGAAGGCGGGTTCACTCCCGCAGCGTGGCAGCGATATTGAACTGCAGCAGCAGGGCGTCAGCGTGGGTGGCTGTGCGCTTAACGTCGCGATTACGCTGCACCGGCTGGGCATTCCGTCGATTAACGCGCTGCCGCTGGGCGCCGGGCCGTGGGCCAGCCTCATCCGGCAGAAACTGGCTGACTATGGAATACATAGCGTGCTGGAGAATGCAGCGGGTGATAACGGCTGGTGCCTGGCGCTGGTCGAGCCGGAGGGTGAGCGCACGTTTTTATCCGTCAGTGGCGTAGAGAATCAGTGGGACGCCGCGCTGCTCAGTGCGCTGCCGCAACTGCCGCAGCGCTGGATTTATCTCTCCGGCTATCAGCTTGCCAGCCGCAGCGGTGCAGGGCTGCTCGACTGGCTGGAGCAGCAACCTGCGCCCTGTCAACTGCTGGTGGATTTGGGTCCGCGGCTGGCGGCGATCGACGCGGCCTTGTTTGACCGGATTATGGCGATGCATCCACTGATTACAGTGAACAGACAGGAGGCGCAACAGCTGTGGTGCGAACGTCTGGCCATCACTGAGCCGTTCGAGGCGCGACAGCTGATGACGCGCTGGCAGCAGCGTTTCGCGTCAGCCATTGTGGTGCGGCTGGACAGCGAGGGGGCCGGCTTTGCCGACGCCAGTCAGCAGGGCTGGTTACCGGCGCTGCCCGCGACGGTGGTGGATACCATTGGCGCCGGTGACAGCCATGCCGGCGGTCTGCTGGCGGGACTGGCTTCCGGCTGGTCACTGGCGGAGAGCGTGGCGCTCGGCAATGCGGTGGCTTCCTATGTGGTGGCGCATCGCGGCGGAGATTGCGCACCGGATCGCGCCACGCTTTATCGCTACTGGCAGCAGGCGCTTACTCAGCAATAA
- a CDS encoding GntR family transcriptional regulator, with product MTDHTALFSRLSSLLTQPSRTPLYKRFASAMKEAVRDGTLRHEEILPGEREFSHSLGISRITVRKAMDELEKEGMVLRSRGYGTQICSPFEYSLKEPNGLSQQAVLRGKKPDTLWISKNKIPCSMEIAEQLGLSEGSEVYLLKRVRYVDQQAVSVEESWVPARYIADVAAIGISLYDYFRQQQIIPVKSQSRVSARMPDAALQQQIALPAGVPVLVIKQLAFDAQGDALEYSISYCRSDMYVFIAE from the coding sequence ATGACCGACCACACTGCGCTATTTTCGCGGCTCTCCTCCCTGCTGACGCAACCCAGCCGCACGCCGTTATACAAACGCTTTGCCAGCGCCATGAAAGAGGCAGTGCGCGATGGCACGCTGCGCCATGAAGAGATCCTGCCCGGCGAACGTGAGTTCAGTCACTCGCTGGGTATTTCGCGCATTACCGTGCGCAAGGCAATGGATGAGCTGGAAAAAGAGGGCATGGTGCTGCGCTCACGCGGCTACGGCACGCAAATCTGTAGCCCGTTTGAGTACTCGCTGAAAGAACCCAATGGCCTGTCGCAGCAGGCTGTACTGCGCGGCAAGAAGCCGGACACCTTGTGGATCAGCAAAAATAAAATTCCCTGCAGCATGGAGATTGCAGAACAGCTTGGGCTCAGTGAAGGCAGCGAAGTCTACCTGCTGAAGCGCGTGCGCTATGTTGACCAGCAGGCGGTCTCCGTCGAAGAGTCCTGGGTACCGGCCCGCTACATTGCGGATGTCGCGGCGATCGGCATTTCGCTGTATGACTATTTCCGCCAGCAGCAAATCATTCCGGTGAAATCACAGAGCCGGGTCAGCGCACGCATGCCGGATGCCGCCCTGCAACAGCAAATCGCCCTGCCTGCCGGTGTGCCGGTGCTGGTGATTAAGCAGCTGGCGTTTGATGCGCAGGGCGATGCGCTGGAGTACAGCATCAGCTACTGCCGCAGTGACATGTACGTATTTATTGCTGAGTAA